A segment of the Bos taurus isolate L1 Dominette 01449 registration number 42190680 breed Hereford chromosome 8, ARS-UCD2.0, whole genome shotgun sequence genome:
aaaatgtttagatgtaaatattttaagtgttttataCTGTTTCTGAACACAGTAAAACTTGTTTATAAGTCTGGATTATTTGGTTACAAATCTTCTAATTAATAGGATAGCCAATTATTATCATAGGAAATCAATACTTATCCTAGGGACTTCGCtggaggtccaatggttaggactccgtgctttcattgccaagggcctgtgtttgatccctggttataGAACTAGAATCCCACAAACtggcatggtgcagccaaaaattaaaaaaatatttatcctaATACTTTGCATTTCACTTAACAGGACAAATCTTCTCATcctcattttgtaaataataatttCCAATGAAATGGTCACTGAGCTCTGGTTACAAATGGGGGAGCCTAAAGTAACTCAGTCACCAACTACAACATGAATGGGAAGGCCACGAATCCAGTTACTCACTCTGATGTGACTTTTCATTCATACACAAGTCTGGCATCCCAGTATGAAGTGGTCAGAACGTTCATAGTGGCCTAACTGAATTTTTTCCATTACTGTTTATTTTGTGACAATACCAAATTCTTTTTATGGCTCTCAATCACTGGTAAAGTGTAGTTGACATGATAAGGAGGCCTAGGTTTTAGATTTGTATTGTACTTCTCAAACTATCTGTGAGGAAGGACCAGTTTTCCCCCAGCTGATTTTGAGCCAATAGTTgagttaaataaagtaaaaattagttaattttaaaagaaatgaccaTGTCTTTCATTGTACAGCAGTGTCACATTGTCCTGAAAGTTACCAGATAGCTACTCTGAATTCCTTGCAGAGTGGTCCTTTTTGATAGCATATAGGCCACTCATGGAAAGTCTTAACAGAGGAATCTTAAGCCATGGTTTAAGAATCACTGCACCAGATCCTGATTACTTCTGTCACAAAGATCTGCAGGCAAAAAACCTGGGcctcctttgttttcctttgatgATTTCTAACTCCCTTCAACTGCTTTAACCCAAGGATATGCTAAAGCTGATATTCATTCCTTGCATTGAGCTTTCAGACCCATTCTGTTACATAAGACAATCAACTTTGTTTCTTGTTGCAGTTTCTCTGTTTATGAAAGGGATGGTCTTTAGATGGTCTTGATGAATGATGGCTTCTTTGAAAAGAACTTCACATTGCCTGGATCCAGAGGGTACCCTGTCAGGAGGATTCTAGTTGGAGTATGTCATGTAGATAGTTGACCTGTCCCCAGGCACATTCATTTACAAAGATACTATGTTGTCCTTCCAGGTAAATGATAAACGGATGCTTCTGTTACCACAATAAATAAAGCTTCTCTTTTATCATTCAGGCAACCAGCAAAGTTCTAAACCTTGCTTACCTGGATCTCTTCCACCAGAAGTAAGTAGTTTAACAGAGCAGTCTCTCTTTTAGTGGAGACAGCCACTCAGGactaaaaaagaatctgaaaggcaGTAGATTTAGAAATAGCAGCAGGCATTCGTGGCGGGccaggagaaaagagaaaccaTATGGGACTGCTGTGTACCGTTAGGGGAGGGAAGACAGAAGGGTGATGGAAAAGAGATGCCTCAGGTGGGTTTGATCAGTTGCTATGGTTTCTGAGGCCTATTTTAATATCAGAGGCTGCCAGCTCTGTAAGTACGGTATCAACATGCAGATTTAGGTGCAGGCTACCTAGGAAGAACCTGAGGTAAAAATGATTATACACCACTCAGATTGAGTTTCCACAGTGAACGCGTTCATAAAAAGAATAATCAAGAAAATGGATTTGATGGTAAAGGGAAAATGGTGTAGAAGAGGTCATGACAGTGATCTGGAGACCAGCCTTATTCAGGAGTGGTCTTGCCCCTTGTTATCACAGACGCAGTGTGCCCACCTCGAAAATGGCCTCAGTAAGTTCAGTGAACCTGGAGTCAGAATTTCTGGGTTCAAGTCCTAGACCCCAGTTAGCATCTTCGCAACCTTAAGCAGTCATACCTCTGGTGTCTCATCTGCTAAACATTTGCCAAGCTCTGGAAGCTGTTAAAAGACTCAAATGAGATAATCTCTGTAAAATCACAATTTATTTCTCTGCTTATTTACAATACCAAAAGTCTCCTCTACTCCCCTGTCCCAAAAAAGGATGTAAGGGAGACCATTGCTACCAGTGATACTTTTGAAAAAGCAGCTACTTCGCAACTCCAGGATTATCCAGTCAGTCACTGTGTCGACATACCATGGTATGACTGTTGTGAACAGAGAACTGCATGAGAGTGTCTAATCTGAAGGCTAACTTCTCCTGCAAATGAGGGAGGGACATCTGTGTTTGCCAGTTTacgtggttcagttcagttgctcagtcgctcagtcacgtctgactctttgcgaccccatggactgcagcacgccaggcctccctgtccatcaccaactcccggagtttacccaaacttatgtccattgagtcagtgatgccatccaaccatctcatcccgtccccttctcctcctgccttcaatctttccaagcatcagggtcttttccagtgagtcagttctttgcatcaggtggccaaagaattggagtttcagctttagcatcagtccttccaatgaacattcaggactgatttcctttaagatggacaggttggatctccttgctgttcaagggtctttcaagagtcttctccaacaccacagttcaaaagcatcaattctttggtgcttagctttctttatagtccaactctcaaatctatacatgaccactggaaaaaccattgccttgactagatggacctttgctgacaaagtaatgtctctgcttttcaatatgctgtctaggttggtcataactttccttccaaggagtaagcgtctttaatttcatggctgcagtcgccatctgcagtgattttggagcccaagaaaataaagtctctcactgtttccactgtttccccatctatttgctggaagtgatgggaccagatgccatgatcttagttttctgagtgttgagttttaaaccaactttttcactctcctctttcactgtcatcaagaagctctttagttcttcactttttctgCCAcaggagtggtgtcatctgcgtatctgaggtcattgatatttctcccagcaatcttgattccagcttgtgtttcatccagcctagagtttctcatgatgtactctgtatataagttagggtgacaatatacaggcttgatgtactccttgcccaatttggaaccagtctgttgttctatgtccagttctaactgttgcttcctgacctgcatacagatttctcaagaggcaggtcaggtagtacACCAACACACATATAAAAGGATAGAATGCCAGAAATGAGCCTTATAAGGAATGGCTTATAACTATTAGAGCttcttttttaagtaatttaaataaatgacaAGTATTGCCTTAATATCGAATTAGGTGTTGTGATTCAGACCATACAGTTGTGGTCCAGAGAGAATTTCACATCACGGGGCTGAGTAGAACTATCTATGAGAGAGAATTCTCtcttgcaaaaatagtacagttCCCTCTATCCTGTTTGCCCTAATGTAACATCTTACACATGCATAGTACAGTTGTTAAAACCTAGAAATTAGGATTGATCCGTGCTGTTCGCTAATTGAGAGACTTTCCTGAAATTTTACCACTATTCCCACAAATGTACTTTTTCCGGTCTAGGATCCCTAGAATCTTATATTCATTTGTGCTGTCTTAGTCTTCTCCAATCTCTAACCAATCTTTggtctttctttgactttaaaaaaaatctttcccaacatttaCACTTTGAAGAATACTTGCGGCTGTTTTGCAGAACACCTTTTAGTTTTGATTTATCTGATGTTTTTTCATAATTAGATTGAGGTATGCATTTTTTTGGGCAAGCATGCCACAGAAACCACAGTGTATCCTTTTCAGTATATAGATCACAAGGTCTGTGATGATCCTTCATTTAGGCAAGTTGGTTACGGTGGTGTCTGCTAGGTTTCTCCCTTACAATGTGATGATTTTCCTCTTTGTAATTAATAAGGCTCTTGTCTTGCATTTAAGATGATTTTGTGCTTCCATAAATCAACTGTCAAGGGTTGGAACAAGTGCTGTTCACAGAGGGTTGCCAAGTGTCCTGTCCTGGTGGGAAGGAGCTGTGCCCTAGAAGATGATGGAGTCATTAAGTGTTTGAATAGGTTTCTTTCAATCCATACTGAAATGGATTGCCTGACATTACATTGCAGGGTTTTTAAGTCCTACCTCCAGGCATATCTCATAGTTACTAGCAAAAATGAAAGTGTGAAATgcttttaatgtatatttaacaACACATAGTCTGGTGATTACTGATGTGTATTCTCTGTGGACGCTCTCTACTATCAGAGCAGGATGTTAAGAGACAATATTTTTACACATTCTTATCTAAATCCATCACATGTTTACTTTCTGAATATCTATAACTGTCATTTATAACAAGATCATAAAAAGTCAAATACTCTTAACTCAAACTTTGAATCATAGAATTAAAATCAATTTTCAGAAAAAGTACAATTACTGTGTTTCCTTACTCTACCTTATGAAATTGCGTACTGTAACGTGACACTAAAATTCAGCcacttaaaagcagagaaatacagCGTAGCAATGTGAGTATGGGGGTGATGCTACTTCATTCACCTTCGTGATTTAGAAATTCAGATAATAGCTCCTGTTTAAAGGCAGTTTCATCATTGAATCCAGTGTCATGTCTGATTGTGTTAAATAAAATTCGAAAAATGTACCTAATTCCTTCCTTTGGTGTCACTATTTGATAAAGATTAAGGTACCgtgttctgttttgcttttgcaTACACTGGGTCGCACAGCAAGAGTTCACGTCTTGTACTAATATATGCTAAATACTTGCATAGTCTATAGACCATTGTTGTTAAAAGTAGCAGTAGATTGTAGGCATTTTAGATCACAGATCCCCAGTGGTCTACGTTTTGTTTGCTTTGACATTATTAAACTCAATCTGTTTCTCTAACTGTGACTCTAATGACTGCATTTGCATGGCAGAGAAGTTTGCTTCGTGGATCAACTTGTATTAACAGAGCTTGCATGTTGTTTTCTGCTCTCGCTCGTGGTGTTCCATGAGCAGACAGAGCACCTTCAGCTGCACTGAGAAATTATGCACAATCAATAAGTTTCTGTGTTTGTCTTTGTCGTTTCTTTGATGTGGCCTCCAGGATGCTGCCGGCAAGGTGCTGGACCGCTGGGCCATCATGTCTCGAGAAGAGGAAATCATCACCCTTCAGCAGTTTCTGCGGTTCGGAGAAACCAAATCCATCGTGGAGCTGATGGCGATTCAGGAGAAAGAAGGGCAGGCCGTAGCTGTACCATCTTCAAAGACAGACTCAGACATCAGAACTTTCATTGAGAGCAATAATCGCACCAGGAGTCCCAGCCTCCTCGCCCATCTAGAGAACAGCAACCCTTCCAGCATTCATCACTTCGAAAACATCCCCAACAGCCTCGCCTTCCTGCTGCCATTCCAGTACATAAACCCAGTCTCAGCCCCGCTGCTAGGATTGCCTCCAAACGGGCTGCTGTTAGAGCAACCAGGACTGAGGCTGCGGGAACCCAGCCTTTCGACCCAGAATGAATATAATGAGAGCAGTGAGTCTGAAGTCTCCCCCACGCCCTACAAGAATGATCAAACGCCCAATAGAAATGCCCTGACCAGCATCACTAACGTGGAGCCCAAAACCGAGCCAGCCTGCGTGTCTCCCATTCAGAATTCCGCCCCAGTCAGTGATCTGTCCAAAACTGAACACCCGAAGAGCTCATTCCGGATCCACCGGATGAGAAGGATGGGGTCAGCCTCCCGGAAGGGAAGAGTGTTCTGTAACGCGTGTGGGAAGACGTTCTATGACAAAGGTACTCTCAAAATCCATTATAACGCCGTTCACCTGAAGATCAAACATCGGTGCACCATTGAAGGCTGCAATATGGTCTTTAGCTCCCTCCGCAGCCGGAACCGCCACAGTGCAAACCCTAACCCTCGCCTTCACATGCCTATGCTAAGGAATAACCGAGACAAAGATTTAATCCGGGCCACGTCCGGGGCTGCCACCCCCGTCATAGCAAGTACAAAATCGAATCTCACACTCACGAGCCCTGGCCGGCCCCCAATGGGTTTTACCACTCCCCCACTAGACCCCGTCTTACAGAACCCTCTCCCTAGCCAGCTGGTGTTCTCTGGGCTAAAGACTGTCCAACCCGTTCCTCCATTTTATAGAAGTTTACTCACTCCAGGGGAAATGGTGAGTCCTCCGACCTCCCTCCCAACCAGTCCCATCATTCCAACCAGTGGTACCATAGAGCAGCACCCCCCACCGCCCTCTGAGCCAGCAGCGCCAGTAGTGATGATGGCCACTCATGAGCCCAGTGCCGACCTGGCGCCCAAGAAGAAGCCCAGGAAGTCCAGTATGCCTGTGAAGATCGAGAAGGAAATTATCGATACCGCCGATGAGTTTGACGATGAAGATGACGACCCCAATGACAGCGGGGCTGTGGTCAACGATGGGAGCCATGACAATCACTGCCACTCCCAGGAGGAGATGAGTCCGGGCATGTCGGTGAAGGACTTTTCTAAGCATAGCAGGACCCGGTGCCTTTCAAGGACAGAGATAAGAAGGGCTGACAGCATGACTTCTGAGGACCAAGAACCTGAGCGGGACTATGAGAATGAGTCTGAGTCTTCGGAGCCCAAACTCGGTGAGGAATCCATGGAGGGGGATGAGCACATGCACGGTGAGGTGAGTGAGAAAGTCCTGATGAATAGTGAGAGGCCGGACGAGAACCACAGTGAGCCCTCTCACCAGGATGTCATCAAGGTGAAGGAGGAGTTTACAGATCCCACTTACGACATGTTTTACATGAGCCAGTATGGGCTGTACAACGGCGGGGGTGCCAGCATGGCAGCCCTGCACGAGAGTTTTACATCCTCTCTGAATTACGGCAGCCCTCAGAAGTTCTCCCCAGAAGGGGACCTGTGTTCTAGCCCAGACCCTAAAATCTGTTATGTGTGCAAGAAGAGTTTCAAAAGCTCCTACAGCGTGAAGCTTCACTACAGGAACGTTCACTTGAAAGAGATGCATGTCTGCACGGTGGCTGGCTGCAACGCTGCCTTCCCCTCTCGCCGAAGCAGAGACAGGTCAGTAAATCTCCATTGGCTGCTCCTGCTGGGGGGTGGAGGGTGCCAGTCATGGTGGACttgacacattaaaaaataatccaacTTGGATGTTTTCGATGCACTGTAAAGATTGTCCACAGTGACCGCGTGATCCCCAAGCTGCCATGCTCGTGAAGGATTGTTGCAGTCGGTGCTTGTTCTGATTAAGCATGCAGAATCATACGCCATCTTACTCAGTAATGCACGCCATTTTTCTCTGTGCtccgtgtgtgtgtttgtgtgtgtgtgtttccatgcaTCTAGGTGTGAATAAGTTAACTGTGTACACAGTTCCCTGCTTTCCCGTGAACCTTCACTTAGAAGCTGCAGCTTCTgttatatatatttctgctttgccTTGTGGCTTTATAATTAAATCAATATATTATCTTCATACACACGTATTTATCCAatatagaaacagaaatttaCGGATGGAAAGAACCATAGGTCCAGGACATCGAGACAGCCTGCATCTGCGTAGGTATAACCAGAAATGTTATCATTCTTACATGAGTATTTAGTGTGTCCATGAATTCTTTAAGAGTCGTAGAAATACCGGAAGACAATGGGACTGAAGTAATTGTTGATATGGGGAAATGTAATGACGATTGTGGGTTACTTCAACTTCACAATGTCTTTGAGCACATCTCTAACATATAGTCTGTCATGGGAATTATGCATAGAAGGGGAGGCATGCATATACTTTGAGGATCAGTTAGAATATATTATGTCCAGCCTTCAGATGACATCACACCTTAGGTATGTAGCTGTGGCTCTGAAACAGTTGGGCTTAAACAGAAGCAGCTGGTCCTAAACCTGCAGTGTTCTTtttcaatcttaaagaaaatgtaatataaaagGAATGTGTTAAGGTGGTCAGTGGTGGAGTAGTACAGCTGTCCTCCTCTTGTGGAGATAAGCTTAGGAGCAGAGTATACACCCGCCTAACTAGAGTCACACAGTTAGTTCATCCCATTATAACAAATGCAGTTTTTGGTTTTACATTGTCTTTTAATaatgtatctggagaaaatttTTTACATGGTAAAAATCAATATATGTAGAAGAAACAATATTAACTAGGAAGTTTCCAAATAGCTACCACCCAAATTCTAGTGTTTCCCTGGTGGGTAGAGTTGTTTCATAAAGTAACAACAATAGAAGTATGCTGAAAAGTAGTGACTTGCCTCTATAATGTTCtgttttttccatatttaaaaattcagtcttcttaaaaataaaagaaaaaaatattttcctttctactAAAATACAAGGGACCCAATGCATGAAAAGCAAAATCTCTGAGAAAAAATTGAGTGGCTTTCTTCATACAATTCAAAACATGCTTTGAAGAGAAATCTATCTTCTTAAAAAATTCCCTCCCCCCAACTCCATTTACCTTGTTCTGTAAAAATGTTTTATGGTCACAGAGTTCTTTTCAGTTCCAGGTTATCATTGACAGTCCCAGAATACAGCAGTTAAGATAGCTAGActttgaataataaaatataatactatATCCATCCCCCCCCACGTTTGTAAGTAATACTCATTTACACTTGAAATAGTGCACTTGTGATAATGAGGTTAAtgcattggatttttttttttaacaaaaataaaagactcaTGAAAAACTgcataaaatatttatggaaatggAGTGTTTGAAGACAAGCCAAAATTTAAGCTTATTTGCATGAATTCCTATCACAGTTTTAGTTGGTTTGCTGAAAATACTGCAAGTCATAACACTCAAATAAATGGCTCTGGGACCAAAGGCTACAACACCCAAAGCTTGGTGCTTTCATTTACATCAAGCCACCAGAAAACACGAGCGCTGTTTTTATGCCTCAGTGTATAAGGAAGTACTGTGCAGAGGGTGGTTTGTCTgaggaaaaacatttattgacagaagcagaatatttCAGTCTCTAATTTTACTCTTAAGGATTGAGTGTTCCATGGGTGACCATCCATACACAAGTTAAGACCACTGCCCAGGATAACTAGGATATAGGATATTCCAGGTGGGAAGCATAATACAGATATGTATGTTCAGTCTCACAAGAGATTGCAAACCCCAGAAGACAGGTGATTACATTTCGTATGGGTGAAATAGCACGTCACGCCGAATCGTTTTAATTCTGGAATTTTGTCACACACGATAAAaagcaaattggaaaaaaaaagtactgtaCAAGAAAGTCTTCTGATTCTCACTTGAAGCTTTGCTTTGCAAGAGTCCTCAAATCTTTTGACCCCAGGGTAAACACTTAGCAGAAACTTTGatacttcaactttttttttttataagaagaGTGTTCATCCTTGTTGAGTCTATGACTTGAGTTAATATGTGAGCATAGCTACCACCGAATACGCAAAAACAGGGGTGCCATTGAATACCATCCTCTTCTGCATCTCAGGAAACATAACTGCACTATAATTGTACCCCTGTTTCATTGTCATCAACTAATGTTGACCTGTAATTTGATCTCCTTATTCACAAAGCCTCTGCCTCACATCTCAAATCTACCCAGTAGACTTCTCTTCCCTTGTCTCTTCACTCTTCCTGTATCAGTCGCAAGAACCCCAGGAATTTCATCCCTGCTTTTTTCCTCTTCAATCCACTATGAAGTTAGGCTGAGTTTTCTTACCTTTCTGTGACCCAACACACCTTCCCAAGCAGAAATCCCCCCCGTCTCTAATCCTGCTGTCCCTGTGtccatttctctcctctccccagcaTCTTGATTCATCCATCCTGGACTCTGCAACATCTTCCTTGTGCAAACAGAGCATTAGAAGGCATTTTGAGATGGGGTCGAAGTATGCAAGGGGTTTACCTGTGATAAAACTAACAGAATAAACCCTCTTCCTTCTATTTATGAAAGCAGCCTTCTTGTCTTTGGGCTTAGAACACCTTACCGGAGTGAGAAACAGGTCTTCCTGGGCTTCTTTCAAGATGATTGTATTTGAGGGAGTTGTGTGTTTGGTCTCAGACAGGCAGTTAGCAGGATGGAAGTAGAAAGATGGTAAATGCTGTGTTTTACACTTGGCGACTAGTTAGCAGAgatgtccaagtctttgcttaGCATCTTTCTAGGTCTTGTAAGATCAGATTGAAGGCTTTTTGAAAAACAATATTCTTTGTGTGAAGTCACCAAAAGGGACATGAGAGAGAGAGTGGGGCACAGGCAAGGTTTGTGAGGGCTGAGGATTCTGAGTGAAGTATCAGAAGTGTCCTTTCTATACATTTGTGAATGAGTGTGAGTTTAATAAATTTGAAAGACACTAATGACACAGAGCAAGCTAATATACACAAACTCCAATTCATCTGGTCATTAGGTGGCTGTTAGGGTACTTTTTATTCTGAGTTTTAGAAGCACAATGTAAATTACTTTCCCTGTAAAGAACTACAGAACTATAAGGCGATGGCTGATATTTAAGTATTTAAGTGTATACTGACACTAGACATCTGGACTTCTTTCTTGTTTACCCTTGATTTTTCTGCTAAGATACTCTGCTTTCAGGGAACAGCAAAGCTGACTCTAGGTTTTTAAGTATACCTATGAAAATACTCCCTGGGAAGAATTCTAACTGGCCTAGAACCTGCAATCTTCATAAAGGACAGCTTCTTGACGAGTGTCATAGAAGTGGTTGGCCCTGGCTTTCTTTGGTCATTTCTTATCCTCTCTCTGGTATTTTGATCCCCAGGAGGGCTGAGTGGCCATGGATCATCTGTAtattagggaagcccatttataaattacatttggtttttattccaaaaaataaaaacccctGTGTCCTCTTCTGAATTCCTTATCATTTGCTAGTAtgttaaaaatctatttatatcTGTTTCAGTGATTGGCTGTTTTAAAACTCCCTCAATTATAATGAAGATTTTGTCTACAGAAACTAGACGGTCTGCATAGAAAGAAATACTTAAtctgtttgtttttcatcttAACATGAATTTTTACCATCTTTGTTCCTCTCTTCCCTCTGAGAATAGTGGCCACTCATTGCTACAGTTTGTCTTGAATTTTTTCAGAAAGGTAAGCATTATGTTTGATCTTCAAGGTGTAGGAAAGGTGATTCAGCCCCATGGAtaaatttagaaacaaaataatatttgCTTAGGGtgacttataaataaataatgaggCAACCATTGGTGCCAAGTGGAAACCTTGTCTTTGATTGCTACTTAAATCCGTCCAGATTTAAACATGTAAACTTCTTGATTTGTATGAAGTAAGACATCTGTATTTGGTTTATTAAAACCTGCTGATGTCTCCAGAACTAAATTTGTTCCTGTATAGGCCTCTGGGTAGCCGtagctaaaaagcagagatgtatGGTTTTTGCTTGTTTGATTACCTGACTTCCAGCCCTGTACAGGTGTGCAGGAATAAATTAACATAAGCTACCTCTGACGAGCCACTGCATACATTAACAACAGAGGTGAAGATGCGAAAACATGCTACCTGCCTCCTGTTTTCACCTTCCCAGCAGCGACATCCATTTTTCCCATCATTCTTGTTTAGAAAAGTTCTCTGTAAGTTTCCAAAGAGAGATTTGCAATAAATGCATATGATTTCACCAGGCAATACCTCCAAGAAATGAGCCACTTAGCACCAATTAAAGATAACTATTAGTGCATTTGCCCTAATACAATTAGCTGTCAAACAGTGTGTTAATCTTCTCCAAGTACGAGAAGAGAACACTTTAAGCCATCAGCTTTTTCATTTCCTATATTTTTTGCCATCCAAACTGCAGCTCTCCTTTACCAGAATTCTTTTACAAGGTAAAGTCCTGTTGGTCCTCTGACTTTTAAAGGAagacattttttcccccctctgttaCTCTTTAGTTTCACAGTACAGCCAGGAGATCAATAGGTCTTTTGTACTTATCTCCATTACTTTCCATcaaaggcaaacaaacaaaataaattccCCCTTCTGAGTAATTGCTGGTTGTGCCCTCCTCAAGCGAAACTTTGGTAGTAAGATAAACTTCAGTGTCATTCCTGTCTCTGGGGTTCTTTTTATATCCTGGGAGAAGAGCAGTGAGCAAAACGGCCTCCTTGTATCATGGGGAGAGACTCTGTCAAGCCTACCATGCGCCTCGGATCTTCCTAATGACCTCCTGCTGGCCCAGCTGGATGTAAGACAAGCTCATTTAAGCCTCTGCTGACCTTTCACTCCTCCAGCCCAAGAAGTACACCAATCACTTCCACCAAACTGCCTACCAACTAGACAACAAAGCTTAATGTCGAGCAAAGGACTTCC
Coding sequences within it:
- the BNC2 gene encoding zinc finger protein basonuclin-2 isoform X2: MSEEAEVDVRERETQRDREPKRARDLTLRDSCTDNSMQFGTRTTPAEPGFMGTWQNADTNLLFRMSQQVPVACAGRLLGADFCPNLEEPDQRLEVQAIRCTLVNCTCECFQPGKINLRTCDQCKHGWVAHALDKLSTQHLYHPTQVEIVQSNVVFDISSLMLYGTQAVPVRLKILLDRLFSVLKQEEVLHILHGLGWTLRDYVRGYILQDAAGKVLDRWAIMSREEEIITLQQFLRFGETKSIVELMAIQEKEGQAVAVPSSKTDSDIRTFIESNNRTRSPSLLAHLENSNPSSIHHFENIPNSLAFLLPFQYINPVSAPLLGLPPNGLLLEQPGLRLREPSLSTQNEYNESSESEVSPTPYKNDQTPNRNALTSITNVEPKTEPACVSPIQNSAPVSDLSKTEHPKSSFRIHRMRRMGSASRKGRVFCNACGKTFYDKGTLKIHYNAVHLKIKHRCTIEGCNMVFSSLRSRNRHSANPNPRLHMPMLRNNRDKDLIRATSGAATPVIASTKSNLTLTSPGRPPMGFTTPPLDPVLQNPLPSQLVFSGLKTVQPVPPFYRSLLTPGEMVSPPTSLPTSPIIPTSGTIEQHPPPPSEPAAPVVMMATHEPSADLAPKKKPRKSSMPVKIEKEIIDTADEFDDEDDDPNDSGAVVNDGSHDNHCHSQEEMSPGMSVKDFSKHSRTRCLSRTEIRRADSMTSEDQEPERDYENESESSEPKLGEESMEGDEHMHGEVSEKVLMNSERPDENHSEPSHQDVIKVKEEFTDPTYDMFYMSQYGLYNGGGASMAALHESFTSSLNYGSPQKFSPEGDLCSSPDPKICYVCKKSFKSSYSVKLHYRNVHLKEMHVCTVAGCNAAFPSRRSRDSANINLHRKLLTKELDDMGLDSSQPSLSKDLRDEFLMKIYGAQHPLGLDIREDASSPAGTEDSHLNGYGRGMAEDYMVLDLSTTSSLQSSSSIHSSRESDAGSDEGILLDDIDGASDSGESAHKAEAPTLPGGLGADVSGSLMFNSLSGSTGGIMCTICHKMYSNKGTLRVHYKTVHLREMHKCKVPGCNMMFSSVRSRNRHSQNPNLHKNIPFTAVD
- the BNC2 gene encoding zinc finger protein basonuclin-2 isoform X13; the protein is MSTPNSHNYKSEDRLSERGGQACFRVPYCRVDPSQVESEEAEVDVRERETQRDREPKRARDLTLRDSCTDNSMQFGTRTTPAEPGFMGTWQNADTNLLFRMSQQAIRCTLVNCTCECFQPGKINLRTCDQCKHGWVAHALDKLSTQHLYHPTQVEIVQSNVVFDISSLMLYGTQAVPVRLKILLDRLFSVLKQEEVLHILHGLGWTLRDYVRGYILQDAAGKVLDRWAIMSREEEIITLQQFLRFGETKSIVELMAIQEKEGQAVAVPSSKTDSDIRTFIESNNRTRSPSLLAHLENSNPSSIHHFENIPNSLAFLLPFQYINPVSAPLLGLPPNGLLLEQPGLRLREPSLSTQNEYNESSESEVSPTPYKNDQTPNRNALTSITNVEPKTEPACVSPIQNSAPVSDLSKTEHPKSSFRIHRMRRMGSASRKGRVFCNACGKTFYDKGTLKIHYNAVHLKIKHRCTIEGCNMVFSSLRSRNRHSANPNPRLHMPMLRNNRDKDLIRATSGAATPVIASTKSNLTLTSPGRPPMGFTTPPLDPVLQNPLPSQLVFSGLKTVQPVPPFYRSLLTPGEMVSPPTSLPTSPIIPTSGTIEQHPPPPSEPAAPVVMMATHEPSADLAPKKKPRKSSMPVKIEKEIIDTADEFDDEDDDPNDSGAVVNDGSHDNHCHSQEEMSPGMSVKDFSKHSRTRCLSRTEIRRADSMTSEDQEPERDYENESESSEPKLGEESMEGDEHMHGEVSEKVLMNSERPDENHSEPSHQDVIKVKEEFTDPTYDMFYMSQYGLYNGGGASMAALHESFTSSLNYGSPQKFSPEGDLCSSPDPKICYVCKKSFKSSYSVKLHYRNVHLKEMHVCTVAGCNAAFPSRRSRDRHSANINLHRKLLTKELDDMGLDSSQPSLSKDLRDEFLMKIYGAQHPLGLDIREDASSPAGTEDSHLNGYGRGMAEDYMVLDLSTTSSLQSSSSIHSSRESDAGSDEGILLDDIDGASDSGESAHKAEAPTLPGGLGADVSGSLMFNSLSGSTGGIMCTICHKMYSNKGTLRVHYKTVHLREMHKCKVPGCNMMFSSVRSRNRHSQNPNLHKNIPFTAVD
- the BNC2 gene encoding zinc finger protein basonuclin-2 isoform X11 is translated as MSEEAEVDVRERETQRDREPKRARDLTLRDSCTDNSMQFGTRTTPAEPGFMGTWQNADTNLLFRMSQQVPVACAGRLLGADFCPNLEEPDQRLEVQAIRCTLVNCTCECFQPGKINLRTCDQCKHGWVAHALDKLSTQHLYHPTQVEIVQSNVVFDISSLMLYGTQAVPVRLKILLDRLFSVLKQEEVLHILHGLGWTLRDYVRGYILQDAAGKVLDRWAIMSREEEIITLQQFLRFGETKSIVELMAIQEKEGQAVAVPSSKTDSDIRTFIESNNRTRSPSLLAHLENSNPSSIHHFENIPNSLAFLLPFQYINPVSAPLLGLPPNGLLLEQPGLRLREPSLSTQNEYNESSESEVSPTPYKNDQTPNRNALTSITNVEPKTEPACVSPIQNSAPVSDLSKTEHPKSSFRIHRMRRMGSASRKGRVFCNACGKTFYDKGTLKIHYNAVHLKIKHRCTIEGCNMVFSSLRSRNRHSANPNPRLHMPMLRNNRDKDLIRATSGAATPVIASTKSNLTLTSPGRPPMGFTTPPLDPVLQNPLPSQLVFSGLKTVQPVPPFYRSLLTPGEMVSPPTSLPTSPIIPTSGTIEQHPPPPSEPAAPVVMMATHEPSADLAPKKKPRKSSMPVKIEKEIIDTADEFDDEDDDPNDSGAVVNDGSHDNHCHSQEEMSPGMSVKDFSKHSRTRCLSRTEIRRADSMTSEDQEPERDYENESESSEPKLGEESMEGDEHMHGEVSEKVLMNSERPDENHSEPSHQDVIKVKEEFTDPTYDMFYMSQYGLYNGGGASMAALHESFTSSLNYGSPQKFSPEGDLCSSPDPKICYVCKKSFKSSYSVKLHYRNVHLKEMHVCTVAGCNAAFPSRRSRDSKRLES